In Xiphias gladius isolate SHS-SW01 ecotype Sanya breed wild chromosome 16, ASM1685928v1, whole genome shotgun sequence, a genomic segment contains:
- the chmp2ba gene encoding charged multivesicular body protein 2Ba, giving the protein MASLFKKKTVDDIIREQSKELRGTQRQITRDRAALEKQEKQMEAEIKKMAKSGNREACKILAKQLVQLRKQKNRTYAVSSKVTSMSTQTKVMNSQMKMAGAMSTTAKTMQAVNKKMDPQKTLKTMQDFQKENMKMGMTEDMINDTLDEIFDESGDEEESQDIVNQVLDEIGIEISGKMVRAPAAGKSVPGATSSKQATISDDEIERQLRALGVD; this is encoded by the exons ATGGCTTCCCTTTTCAAGAAGAAGACTGTCGACG ACATAATCAGGGAACAATCTAAGGAGTTGCGTGGCACTCAGAGACAGATCACCAGGGACAGAGCAGCGCTGGagaaacaagagaaacaaaTG GAGGCAGAGATCAAGAAAATGGCAAAGAGTGGTAACCGGGAGGCATGTAAGATCCTCGCCAAGCAGCTTGTCCAGCTGAGGAAGCAGAAAAACCGGACATACGCCGTCAGCTCTAAGGTCACCTCCATGTCTACACAGACAAAGGTCATGAACTCCCAAATGAAGATGGCTGGTGCCATGTCCACCACAGCCAAG ACAATGCAAGCAGTGAATAAAAAGATGGATCCACAGAAGACCCTGAAGACCATGCAGGACTTCCAGAAGGAGAACATGAAGATGGGCATGACCGAGGACATGA TCAACGACACTTTGGATGAGATCTTTGATGAGTCTGGGGATGAGGAAGAATCTCAGGACATTGTCAACCAGGTTCTGGATGAGATCGGCATTGAGATTTCAGGAAAg ATGGTGAGAGCTCCAGCTGCAGGAAAGAGTGTCCCCGGCGCCACCTCCTCCAAACAAGCCACCATCTCTGATGACGAGATTGAGAGACAGCTCCGAGCTCTGGGAGTGGACTAA